One window of the Nodosilinea sp. PGN35 genome contains the following:
- a CDS encoding acetyl-CoA C-acyltransferase — protein MNNTPYITTTVRTAVGKAPRGTLRHTRPDDLGAAAVRGTLERIPALVSDHIDDVIMGCAMPEAEQGYNLGRLIALRAGLPDSVSGVTVNRLCASGLQSIAMATQAVAWGQADVIVAGGVESMSLIPMGGHQFSPSTELFAEQPDAYMPMGLTAENVAERFGISRADQDAFALRSHQKALAAQAAGRFKAEIVPVTVRTTDYLDGQPHAQELTFDTDEGPRADTSLEALAQLKPVFKANGTVTAGTSSQMSDGAAATVVMGETTLRELGLQPLGRLLGFAVAGVPPEIMGIGPIAAVPKVLKQVGLTLADIGLIELNEAFAAQSLAVIRELGLNEDIVNVNGGAIALGHPLGCSGAKLTATLLHEMQRRSTRYGLVTMCVGGGMGAAGVFENLMR, from the coding sequence ATGAACAACACCCCTTACATCACCACCACCGTCCGCACCGCCGTGGGCAAAGCGCCCCGAGGCACCCTGCGCCACACCCGCCCCGATGACCTGGGGGCCGCCGCCGTGCGAGGGACACTGGAACGCATTCCCGCTCTGGTCTCTGACCACATCGACGACGTGATCATGGGCTGCGCTATGCCCGAGGCCGAGCAGGGGTACAACCTGGGTCGGCTGATTGCTCTGCGAGCCGGTTTGCCCGACTCGGTTTCTGGTGTCACCGTTAACCGACTCTGCGCCTCGGGGCTGCAATCTATCGCCATGGCCACCCAGGCCGTCGCCTGGGGCCAGGCCGATGTGATTGTGGCGGGCGGCGTCGAGTCCATGAGCCTCATCCCCATGGGCGGGCACCAGTTTTCTCCCAGCACCGAGCTGTTTGCCGAGCAGCCCGATGCCTACATGCCCATGGGCCTGACCGCTGAGAACGTCGCTGAGCGCTTCGGGATCTCCCGCGCCGACCAGGATGCCTTTGCCCTGCGATCGCACCAAAAAGCCCTCGCCGCCCAGGCCGCCGGTCGGTTCAAAGCCGAAATTGTGCCCGTCACCGTGCGCACCACCGACTATCTCGACGGCCAGCCCCACGCCCAAGAGCTGACCTTCGACACCGACGAAGGCCCCCGCGCCGACACCAGCCTGGAGGCCCTGGCCCAGCTCAAGCCCGTCTTTAAAGCCAACGGCACCGTCACCGCCGGCACCTCTTCCCAAATGTCTGACGGGGCCGCTGCCACCGTCGTCATGGGCGAAACCACCCTCCGCGAACTCGGCCTGCAACCCCTCGGTCGCCTGCTCGGCTTCGCCGTCGCCGGAGTGCCCCCCGAGATCATGGGCATCGGCCCCATCGCCGCCGTTCCCAAAGTGCTCAAGCAGGTCGGCCTCACCCTCGCCGACATCGGCCTGATCGAGCTCAACGAAGCCTTCGCCGCCCAATCCCTCGCTGTCATTCGCGAACTGGGGCTGAACGAAGACATTGTAAATGTGAACGGGGGTGCGATCGCCCTCGGCCACCCCCTGGGCTGCTCCGGCGCAAAACTCACCGCCACCCTGCTCCACGAAATGCAGCGACGCAGCACCCGCTACGGCCTGGTCACCATGTGCGTCGGCGGCGGCATGGGCGCAGCGGGGGTGTTTGAGAATTTGATGCGTTAA
- a CDS encoding acyl-CoA dehydrogenase: protein MLLPTLLLSLTIVLILLVTVPWLRRPLVSTPFGKAAIKRLPKISDTERAAIEAGQVWVEGEFFSGKPDWQRILNEPYPQVPLEVQAFLDGPVERVCQMATDWEIYQRKDLPPEVWKFLKHEKFFGMMIPQEFGGLGFSNLAYSAVMVKLASRSFTHVATVGVTNSLGPAKLLLRYGTPEQKARYLPRLAIGEEIPCFALTEPLAGSDAASLTSRGEVFKGDDGQLYLRLNWQKRYITLGAIATLIGLAFRLYDPDNLLGLGHDVGITCALVPRETPGVIIDHRHDPMGVPFFNSPIEGHDVVLPIDQIIGGVAQAGQGWKMLMQTLAAGRGISFPATCTGVAKLVTRVASAHSVVRQQFGLPIGRFEGVEEPLARIAGLTYVVDAARLYTCGAVDGGAQPAVVSAIAKYQTTELARTIVNDGMDILGGSGICRGPRNLLAHVYTAIPIAITVEGANILTRTLMIFGQGVIRCHPYLYSEIQALYDSDWVAFDRLLWGHVGAFIRNVSRSMGLGLTQGRLAKAPVSGPTAPYYRKLSWASATFAVLTDMALIRYGGSLKRHENLTGRYADALSWLYLTSAVLRRFEAEGRPDADLATVQWAAQYGLTQIQTAFEGIARNLSLPVLGMLLKPVMLLGLRLNPLATLPSDRLAHQVANDLQTLETMRDRLTAGIHLPTDPTEALGRLEQARRLSLQAAPLHRRLKDNLRTGQLVTDGSKSLETLAHQAGLLTQNEWDLLTAADEARTDAIQVDAFTFDQYAAGSQVDSPTLQPLLSDRG, encoded by the coding sequence ATGCTCCTACCTACCCTTCTCCTCTCCCTCACCATCGTCCTCATTCTTCTAGTCACTGTCCCGTGGCTCCGTCGCCCCCTTGTTTCAACCCCCTTCGGGAAAGCGGCGATCAAACGTCTGCCCAAAATCTCCGACACCGAGCGCGCCGCGATCGAAGCAGGCCAGGTCTGGGTCGAGGGCGAATTTTTCTCAGGGAAACCCGACTGGCAAAGGATTCTGAATGAGCCCTATCCCCAGGTGCCGCTCGAGGTGCAGGCCTTTCTCGATGGGCCGGTGGAGCGGGTCTGCCAGATGGCCACCGACTGGGAGATTTACCAGCGCAAAGACCTGCCCCCCGAGGTGTGGAAGTTTCTCAAGCATGAAAAATTCTTTGGCATGATGATTCCCCAGGAGTTTGGCGGCCTGGGCTTCTCGAACCTGGCCTACAGCGCCGTGATGGTGAAGCTGGCCTCCCGCTCCTTTACCCACGTGGCCACGGTGGGGGTGACCAACTCCCTTGGCCCGGCCAAGCTGCTGCTGCGCTACGGCACCCCCGAGCAAAAGGCCCGCTACCTACCGCGCCTGGCCATTGGCGAAGAAATTCCCTGCTTTGCGCTGACTGAGCCACTGGCCGGGTCGGATGCGGCCAGCCTCACCTCTCGCGGGGAGGTGTTTAAAGGCGACGACGGCCAGCTCTATCTGCGGCTGAACTGGCAGAAGCGGTACATCACCCTGGGGGCGATCGCCACCCTGATTGGCCTTGCCTTCCGCCTCTACGACCCCGACAACCTGCTGGGCCTGGGCCACGACGTGGGCATCACCTGCGCTCTGGTGCCGCGAGAAACCCCTGGCGTCATCATCGACCATCGCCACGACCCCATGGGCGTACCCTTCTTTAACTCCCCCATCGAAGGCCACGACGTCGTGCTGCCCATCGACCAGATCATTGGCGGTGTCGCCCAGGCCGGCCAGGGTTGGAAGATGCTGATGCAGACCCTGGCGGCGGGGCGGGGCATTAGCTTCCCTGCCACCTGCACCGGGGTGGCCAAGCTGGTGACGCGGGTGGCCAGCGCCCACAGCGTCGTACGCCAGCAGTTTGGCCTGCCCATTGGTCGCTTCGAGGGGGTTGAGGAACCTCTGGCCCGTATTGCCGGTTTAACCTACGTGGTCGATGCCGCCCGCCTCTACACCTGCGGCGCGGTGGATGGCGGGGCGCAGCCTGCGGTGGTGAGCGCGATCGCCAAATACCAAACCACCGAGCTGGCCCGCACCATCGTCAACGACGGCATGGATATCCTCGGCGGCTCCGGCATCTGTCGGGGGCCGCGCAACCTGCTGGCCCACGTCTACACCGCCATCCCCATCGCTATCACCGTCGAGGGGGCCAACATTCTCACCCGCACCCTGATGATCTTTGGCCAGGGCGTGATCCGCTGCCACCCCTACCTCTACAGCGAAATTCAGGCTCTCTACGACAGCGATTGGGTGGCCTTTGACCGGCTACTGTGGGGCCACGTGGGCGCATTCATTCGCAACGTCAGTCGATCCATGGGGCTGGGCCTCACCCAGGGACGCCTGGCCAAAGCCCCCGTCAGCGGCCCCACCGCCCCCTACTACCGCAAACTCTCCTGGGCCTCGGCCACCTTTGCTGTGCTCACCGATATGGCCCTAATTCGCTACGGCGGTAGCCTCAAGCGCCACGAAAACCTCACCGGACGCTACGCCGATGCCCTCTCCTGGCTGTACCTGACCAGCGCCGTGCTGCGCCGCTTTGAGGCCGAAGGGCGACCCGACGCCGACCTGGCCACCGTGCAGTGGGCCGCCCAGTACGGCCTCACCCAAATTCAAACCGCCTTCGAGGGCATTGCCCGTAACCTGTCCCTGCCTGTTCTTGGGATGCTGCTCAAACCCGTTATGCTTTTGGGGCTGCGGCTAAATCCCCTGGCGACCCTGCCCAGCGATCGCCTCGCTCACCAGGTCGCTAACGATCTGCAAACCCTAGAAACAATGCGCGATCGCCTCACCGCAGGCATCCATCTGCCCACCGACCCCACCGAAGCCCTGGGCCGCCTGGAGCAGGCCCGCCGCCTCAGCCTCCAGGCCGCCCCCCTGCACCGCCGCCTCAAAGACAACCTCCGCACCGGGCAGCTCGTCACCGACGGTTCAAAATCCCTAGAAACCCTCGCCCACCAGGCCGGGCTACTCACCCAAAACGAATGGGACCTGCTGACCGCCGCAGACGAAGCCCGCACAGACGCCATCCAGGTAGACGCCTTCACCTTCGACCAGTACGCAGCCGGAAGCCAGGTAGATAGCCCAACTCTGCAACCCCTGCTATCTGACAGAGGGTAG
- a CDS encoding PD-(D/E)XK nuclease family protein, with amino-acid sequence MAYRLPRYAAKRVRRNGKMLYEVEGRCYPGVTTVLSATKPPEARQALQRWRQRVGAEEARRIAGGASSAGTRLHRQIAAHLNGNPVEISADLAGYWASMQPLLAQVEEVLLVEGAVWHDAGFVGFPDALVVVNGALHLCDWKTALRPKQPQWLGDYFLQIAAYRAAAAQVYAEFGLQVQRGMVAIALADQPAQLFEVSLAEMDGHWRQFEQRLGEWERRGVGG; translated from the coding sequence ATGGCGTATCGACTCCCTCGCTATGCGGCTAAGCGGGTGCGGCGCAATGGCAAAATGCTCTACGAAGTGGAAGGGCGCTGCTATCCCGGTGTGACCACGGTGCTCTCGGCCACAAAACCACCCGAGGCGCGGCAGGCGCTGCAACGCTGGCGGCAGCGGGTAGGTGCTGAGGAAGCTCGACGGATTGCGGGCGGGGCGTCTTCGGCGGGCACCCGTCTGCATCGGCAGATTGCCGCCCATCTCAACGGCAATCCGGTGGAAATTTCGGCGGATCTGGCGGGCTACTGGGCCTCGATGCAACCCCTGCTGGCCCAGGTGGAGGAGGTGCTGCTGGTGGAAGGGGCGGTGTGGCATGACGCTGGATTTGTGGGCTTTCCCGATGCGCTAGTGGTGGTCAACGGCGCACTGCACCTGTGCGATTGGAAGACGGCGCTGCGCCCCAAGCAGCCCCAGTGGTTGGGGGACTATTTCTTGCAAATTGCGGCCTACCGGGCGGCGGCGGCCCAGGTCTATGCCGAGTTTGGGCTACAGGTGCAGCGGGGTATGGTGGCGATCGCCCTGGCCGATCAACCGGCGCAGCTGTTTGAGGTCTCGCTGGCGGAGATGGATGGGCATTGGCGGCAGTTTGAGCAGCGGTTGGGGGAGTGGGAGAGGAGGGGGGTGGGGGGGTGA
- the trmFO gene encoding FADH(2)-oxidizing methylenetetrahydrofolate--tRNA-(uracil(54)-C(5))-methyltransferase TrmFO, which produces MLQQPCDCLEAVILEKLSFEGYAVHPDPIHVIGGGLAGTEAAWQIAQAGVPVVLHEMRPQKKSPAHHSEHVAELVCSNSFGAMSSDRASGLLHEELRQLGSVVIGKADQHQVPAGGALAVDRGLFSRDLTETLEQHPLIELRRDEVTHIPDEGIVVLTTGPLTSDALSVELERFTGQGYMSFFDAASPIVVGDSIDRSVAFMASRYDRGEAAYLNCPMNKEQYLHFWTELCHAEQAELKDFERETANFFEACLPIEEMARRGEDTMRYGPLKPVGLFDARLGDFKAPENKGKKPYAVVQLRQEDKSGQLWNMVGFQTNLRWGEQARVFRLIPGLENAEFVRMGVMHRNTFLNSPELLHSTMQFKARPSLLAAGQLVGTEGYTAAVAGGWLAGTNAARLALGQEPLSLPATMMLGALVDFITSAEPKHFQPMPPNFGILPPLPVKVRGKKERYGQYRDRALADLHRWASEQGVALHHLNLSATA; this is translated from the coding sequence ATGCTGCAACAGCCCTGCGATTGTCTAGAAGCCGTTATCCTAGAAAAGCTGAGTTTTGAGGGCTACGCAGTGCACCCAGACCCCATTCATGTGATCGGCGGCGGGCTGGCCGGTACCGAGGCTGCCTGGCAGATTGCCCAGGCCGGGGTGCCCGTGGTGCTGCACGAAATGCGTCCGCAGAAAAAGTCGCCTGCCCACCACAGCGAGCATGTGGCCGAGCTGGTGTGCAGCAACTCCTTTGGGGCGATGTCGAGCGATCGCGCCTCGGGTCTACTCCACGAAGAACTGCGCCAGCTGGGCTCGGTGGTGATTGGCAAAGCTGACCAGCACCAGGTGCCTGCGGGCGGTGCCCTGGCGGTCGATCGCGGCCTCTTCAGCCGAGACCTGACCGAGACTTTGGAGCAGCACCCGCTGATCGAGCTGCGGCGCGACGAGGTGACCCACATTCCTGACGAGGGCATTGTGGTGCTGACCACCGGCCCCCTGACCAGCGACGCGCTGTCGGTGGAGCTGGAGCGGTTCACCGGGCAGGGCTACATGAGCTTTTTCGACGCCGCCAGCCCCATCGTGGTGGGCGACAGCATTGACCGGTCGGTGGCGTTTATGGCGTCGCGCTACGACCGGGGCGAGGCAGCCTACCTTAACTGCCCGATGAATAAGGAGCAGTACCTGCACTTTTGGACTGAGCTGTGCCACGCCGAACAGGCCGAACTGAAAGATTTTGAGCGCGAAACGGCCAATTTTTTTGAAGCCTGTCTGCCGATCGAAGAGATGGCGCGGCGGGGCGAAGACACCATGCGCTACGGCCCGCTCAAGCCGGTGGGCCTGTTTGACGCCCGCCTGGGCGACTTCAAAGCGCCTGAGAACAAGGGCAAGAAACCCTACGCCGTGGTGCAGCTGCGCCAGGAAGACAAAAGCGGCCAGCTGTGGAACATGGTGGGCTTTCAAACCAACCTGCGCTGGGGCGAGCAGGCGCGGGTGTTTCGGCTGATTCCGGGGTTGGAAAACGCCGAGTTTGTGCGCATGGGGGTGATGCACCGCAACACGTTTTTAAATTCGCCGGAGCTGCTGCACAGCACCATGCAGTTTAAGGCCCGCCCGAGTTTGCTGGCGGCGGGGCAGCTGGTGGGTACGGAGGGCTACACGGCGGCGGTGGCGGGGGGCTGGCTGGCGGGCACCAATGCGGCCCGGCTGGCCCTGGGCCAGGAGCCGCTGAGTTTGCCAGCGACGATGATGCTGGGGGCACTGGTCGATTTCATCACCTCCGCAGAGCCGAAGCACTTTCAGCCGATGCCGCCCAACTTTGGCATTTTGCCGCCGCTGCCGGTCAAGGTGCGGGGCAAGAAGGAGCGCTACGGACAGTACCGCGATCGCGCCCTTGCCGACCTGCACCGCTGGGCCTCTGAGCAGGGCGTTGCTTTGCATCACTTAAACTTGAGCGCTACGGCATGA